In Alosa alosa isolate M-15738 ecotype Scorff River chromosome 19, AALO_Geno_1.1, whole genome shotgun sequence, a genomic segment contains:
- the rhd gene encoding LOW QUALITY PROTEIN: rh blood group, D antigen (The sequence of the model RefSeq protein was modified relative to this genomic sequence to represent the inferred CDS: deleted 2 bases in 1 codon; substituted 2 bases at 2 genomic stop codons), with protein sequence MVPQYAPSLRSRLPVVALLLETIFILFFAFYMEVPYIFPIVFYAEFQDVHVMVFMGFGFLSTFLVRNGFSSAGFSLLVAAMAVQWAIVFQTLLQLPNPGRITMESLVFAEMSAFSSLISMGVVIGKTNPVQLLLMSLMEVTGFNFLNKWLIQTLLSIILGLTVSNLEALFXFIFYMAWVLKVIEPRHEKEKSDRKMTLFSLFGKDFLWIFWPSFNSVHLLNNDMDLAVPLNVICSTYLAMAVSAVTAIAISVLFNPRGKINMLHVQNCILAGGVAVGGSMSTFPQPWVAMAVGLSAGIMSTLGHQYIKLLMEVVFKCHDTCSILSVHGIPAILGWFVRLFLQFANSDSTTIAVRFAVYHIVILLITLASSLTMGVITGIILKXRFWRPPQDRKCFDDQAFGKS encoded by the exons ATGGTGCCACAGTATGCACCTAGTCTTCGGTCACGACTCCCTGTCGTTGCCTTACTTTTGGAAACTATATTTATCTTGTTTTTTGCGTTCTACATGGAAGTTCCATACATATTTCCAATTGTATTTTATGCAG AGTTCCAGGATGTCCACGTCATGGTTTTTATGGGGTTTGGTTTCTTGTCCACCTTCCTGGTTCGTAATGGCTTCAGCAGTGCTGGCTTCAGCTTGCTAGTTGCAGCCATGGCAGTGCAGTGGGCCATTGTGTTTCAGACTCTTCTGCAATTACCAAATCCAGGGCGAATCACCATGGAAAG TTTGGTCTTTGCAGAAATGAGTGCATTCTCATCACTGATTTCCATGGGTGTTGTGATTGGGAAGACCAATCCTGTCCAGCTTCTCTTAATGTCTTTGATGGAAGTTACTGGATTCAAT TTCCTCAATAAGTGGCTAATTCAAACTTTACTGAGTATAATCCTGGGATTGACCGTTTCAAATCTAGAAGCCCtgttttaatttatattttacatGGCTT GGGTATTGAAGGTTATTGAACCACGACATGAAAAAGAGAAATCTGATCGAAAGATGACATTATTCTCCTTATTTGGTAA GGACTTCCTATGGATATTCTGGCCTAGTTTTAACTCAGTGCATTTACTGAACAACGATATGGATCTTGCAGTGCCTTTAAATGTCATCTGTAGCACATACCTGGCGATGGCTGTCTCTGCTGTAACTGCCATCGCGATTTCTGTTCTTTTCAACCCTCGAGGGAAAATCAACATG CTTCATGTCCAGAACTGTATTCTCGCTGGTGGGGTGGCTGTGGGAGGCAGTATGTCAACTTTTCCTCAACCTTGGGTTGCCATGGCAGTTGGGTTATCAGCTGGCATAATGTCAACCTTGGGACACCAATATATTAAG CTCCTTATGGAAGTAGTTTTCAAATGCCATGACACCTGCAGCATTCTCAGTGTTCATGGGATCCCTGCCATTCTGGGATGGTTTGTTCGGCTCTTTCTTCAGTTTGCCAACTCAGATAGCACAACGAT TGCAGTGAGGTTTGCTGTGTACCACATTGTGATCCTCCTCATCACACTTGCTTCAAGTCTGACTATGGGAGTCATTACAG GCATCATCCTGAAATAGAGGTTTTGGAGACCCCCTCAGGACAGGAAGTGCTTTGATGACCAGGCCTTTGGGAAA TCGTGA
- the syf2 gene encoding pre-mRNA-splicing factor syf2 isoform X1, with product MIMNYIIVFTPVPEEETTESLASQKREERLRKFRELHFKRNEARKQNHQEVVEEDKRLKLPSNWEAKKARLEYELMVDEKKKECAERGENYHRVKLLEISAEDAERWERKKKKKNPDPGFSGYAEAQQRQYQRLTKQIKPDMESYERQREEYGEDFHPTSNSLIHGTHVPTKEGVDRMVQDLEKQIEKRAKYSRRRAYNDDADIDYINERNAKFNKKAERFYGKYTAEIKQNLERGTAV from the exons ATGATTATGAATTATATAATT GTGTTTACGCCAGTTCCTGAAGAAGAGACAACAGAAAGCCTCGCATcccagaagagagaggagaggttaaGAAAGTTCCGTGaacttcatttcaaaagg AATGAAGCACGCAAACAGAACCATCAGGAGGTGGTTGAGGAGGACAAGAGACTGAAACTTCCATCTAACTGGGAGGCAAAGAAAGCTCGTCTCGAGTATGAGCTAATGGTCGATGAGAAGAAGAAG GAGTGTGCAGAGCGTGGGGAGAACTACCACCGTGTGAAGCTGCTTGAGATCAGTGCAGAAGATGCTGAGAggtgggagaggaagaagaaaaagaagaatccAGACCCGGGTTTCTCTG GCTATGCTGAAGCCCAGCAGCGGCAGTACCAGCGTCTCACCAAGCAAATCAAGCCAGACATGGAGAGCTACGAAAGACAACGAGAGGAATA TGGTGAGGACTTCCACCCCACCTCCAACAGTCTGATTCATGGAACCCACGTGCCCACCAAAGAAGGCGTCGACCGCATGGTCCAGGACCTGGAGAAGCA GATTGAGAAGCGGGCTAAATACAGCCGCAGACGAGCCTACAACGACGACGCGGACATTGACTACATCAACGAGCGCAACGCCAAGTTCAACAAGAAGGCTGAGCGCTTCTACGGCAAATATACTGCCGAGATCAAACAGAACCTGGAGAGAGGAACTGCTGTGTAA
- the LOC125284162 gene encoding ras-related protein Rab-39A yields the protein MEVSWNFRFGIVILGDSAVGKSSLLHRYTEGIFDDSRLSPLGIDFKVHHVDFDPGIVVKLLLWDTAGQERFRSIAKSYMRNSVGCLLVFDLSQRQTFERICSWQQEVLDYVKPNPMIFLLVGHKCDLDVQRQVTTEEAEALAKKLNMVGYLEVSSKDNTNVSLAFQNLAQGIYNQYQKRRISIRDGWYGLTVGAPVQIDPPQTKPSGCQCG from the exons ATGGAGGTCTCATGGAATTTCAGGTTTGGGATTGTCATTCTTGGGGACTCAGCAGTAGGAAagtcctctcttctccatcgCTACACTGAGGGCATATTTGATGACTCAAGGCTGTCTCCGCTTGGAATTGATTTTAAAGTTCATCATGTGGATTTTGACCCTGGTATTGTGGTGAAACTGCTCCTGTGGGACACTGCTGGACAAGAGAGATTCAG GTCAATTGCCAAGTCCTACATGAGGAATTCTGTTGGTTGTTTGCTCGTGTTTGACTTGTCCCAGAGACAGACCTTTGAGCGCATCTGCAGCTGGCAACAGGAAGTGCTTGACTACGTCAAACCCAACCCCATGATATTCCTGCTGGTGGGCCACAAGTGTGACCtggatgtacagaggcaggtcACGACCGAGGAAGCAGAGGCCTTGGCTAAGAAGCTCAACATGGTGGGCTATCTGGAAGTCTCCTCCAAGGACAACACAAATGTCAGCCTGGCATTTCAGAATTTGGCCCAGGGAATCTACAATCAGTACCAGAAACGCCGAATCTCCATCCGAGACGGATGGTATGGACTTACAGTTGGAGCACCTGTGCAGATCGACCCTCCCCAGACAAAGCCATCTGGCTGCCAGTGTGGCTGA
- the tmem50a gene encoding transmembrane protein 50A, whose amino-acid sequence MSGFLDGIRCGDCECNVDWGEKRNTIASIAAGVLFFTGWWIIIDAAVKYPIEEDFHHAYHTCGVIATVAFLMINAVSNGQVRGDSYSEGCLGQTGARVWLFIGFMLAFGSLIASMWILFGGFVVPQKPIVYPGIAVFFQNAFIFFGGLVFKFGRTEDLWQ is encoded by the exons ATGTCAGGTTTTCTGGATGGAATCAGATGTGGCGACTGTGAATGCAATGTGGATTGGGGCGAGAAGAGAAACACAATAGCTTCGATAGCTGCTGGGGTTCTT TTTTTCACAGGATGGTGGATTATCATTGATGCAGCTGTAAAGTATCCAATAGAAGAGGACTTTCACCATGCTTACCACACATGTGGAGTCATAGCCACTGTGGCTTTTTTAAT GATCAATGCTGTCTCCAATGGACAGGTGAGGGGAGACAGCTACAGTGAAGGATGTCTGGGACAGACAG GTGCCAGGGTGTGGCTTTTCATCGGCTTCATGCTGGCATTTGGATCCCTCATCGCTTCCATGTGGATCTTGTTCGGAGGATTTGTTGTCCCCC AGAAACCCATTGTGTACCCTGGAATTGCAGTTTTTTTCCAAAATGCTTTCATTTTCTTTGG TGGCCTGGTGTTTAAGTTTGGACGCACTGAAGACTTGTGGCAGTGA
- the syf2 gene encoding pre-mRNA-splicing factor syf2 isoform X2: MASGVEVFTPVPEEETTESLASQKREERLRKFRELHFKRNEARKQNHQEVVEEDKRLKLPSNWEAKKARLEYELMVDEKKKECAERGENYHRVKLLEISAEDAERWERKKKKKNPDPGFSGYAEAQQRQYQRLTKQIKPDMESYERQREEYGEDFHPTSNSLIHGTHVPTKEGVDRMVQDLEKQIEKRAKYSRRRAYNDDADIDYINERNAKFNKKAERFYGKYTAEIKQNLERGTAV; the protein is encoded by the exons atggcgtctgGTGTAGAG GTGTTTACGCCAGTTCCTGAAGAAGAGACAACAGAAAGCCTCGCATcccagaagagagaggagaggttaaGAAAGTTCCGTGaacttcatttcaaaagg AATGAAGCACGCAAACAGAACCATCAGGAGGTGGTTGAGGAGGACAAGAGACTGAAACTTCCATCTAACTGGGAGGCAAAGAAAGCTCGTCTCGAGTATGAGCTAATGGTCGATGAGAAGAAGAAG GAGTGTGCAGAGCGTGGGGAGAACTACCACCGTGTGAAGCTGCTTGAGATCAGTGCAGAAGATGCTGAGAggtgggagaggaagaagaaaaagaagaatccAGACCCGGGTTTCTCTG GCTATGCTGAAGCCCAGCAGCGGCAGTACCAGCGTCTCACCAAGCAAATCAAGCCAGACATGGAGAGCTACGAAAGACAACGAGAGGAATA TGGTGAGGACTTCCACCCCACCTCCAACAGTCTGATTCATGGAACCCACGTGCCCACCAAAGAAGGCGTCGACCGCATGGTCCAGGACCTGGAGAAGCA GATTGAGAAGCGGGCTAAATACAGCCGCAGACGAGCCTACAACGACGACGCGGACATTGACTACATCAACGAGCGCAACGCCAAGTTCAACAAGAAGGCTGAGCGCTTCTACGGCAAATATACTGCCGAGATCAAACAGAACCTGGAGAGAGGAACTGCTGTGTAA
- the rsrp1 gene encoding arginine/serine-rich protein 1 — MKTTDKSMQTQTARLSEGLRLIFDQDPSGSPSSSPHSSSRSSRSTSRDRRSSRSSKRSHRRRRHSRSSSSSSTSSTQSRSRSHPRCHRQSSRHRCRRHRHSPPRRYRARSRSYSPSPSSDRHHTRRSRSRSRSPDSRRHRGVVGRYRSRPSDYSRRSKSRTPEQSSVHLSQDEKRELLRIAAENAVKIVGSDRLQLPESVKRTLQSEEKAALSPDHSSPVPWVRPEPEPQQSLEQITEMASEDGELSPKMSPKRKPITFSINNTVAKPTNGKPQGMAEVKVTSRVDIVGSKKPYGQWIPVKTKVLLSSKQ; from the exons ATGAAGACCACTGACAAGAGCATGCAAACTCAGACAGCACGTCTCAGTGAGGGGCTGAGGTTGATCTTTGATCAAGATCCATCCGGCTCTCCCTCCTCTAGTCCCCAttccagcagcaggagcagccgCAGTACCAGCCGTGACCGTCGCTCATCCAGAAGCTCGAAGAGATCTCATAGGAGGAGACGTCACTCCAGATCTTCCTCCAGTTCCTCTACATCAAGCACCCAATCTCGTTCCCGCTCTCATCCACGATGCCACAGACAATCGTCACGCCACCGTTGCCGCCGTCATCGCCACTCGCCACCTCGCCGCTACCGGGCACGCTCCCGCTCCTACAGCCCTTCCCCGTCATCAGATCGCCACCACACACGCAGAAGCCGCTCTCGCTCCAGGTCACCCGACAGCAGAAGGCACCGTGGCGTCGTTGGCCGATACCGTAGCAGGCCCTCTGACTACAGCCGCAGGAGCAAGTCCCGGACACCCGAGCAGTCCTCAGTCCATCTCAGTCAGGATG AAAAAAGGGAGCTTCTGAGAATTGCTGCGGAAAATGCAGTGAAGATTGTGGGGTCAGACCGGTTGCAGTTGCCTGAAAGTGTGAAGAGGACCCTCCAGTCGGAAGAGAAAGCAGCCCTTTCACCAGATCATAGCAGTCCAGTCCCATGGGTGAGACCAGAGCCAGAACCCCAGCAGAGTCTAGAACAG ATCACAGAGATGGCCTCAGAGGATGGCGAATTAAGCCCCAAGATGTCTCCAAAGAGAAAACCCATCACGTTCAGCATCAAT AACACTGTTGCAAAGCCGACGAATGGCAAACCTCAGGGCATGGCAGAGGTTAAGGTAACCTCCAGGGTTGACATCGTGGGCAGTAAAAAGCCTTATGGCCAGTGGATCCCCGTCAAGACAAAAGTCCTTCTTTCATCAAAACAGTAG
- the mgst3b gene encoding microsomal glutathione S-transferase 3b produces MMDVLDVLPSNFGLVIFTYLYSWIMLCYLGVQVGSARKKYDVKYPAMYSDKDQVFNCIQRAHQNTLEVYPQWLVFQTIASLVYPVAASVLGAIWVTSRFSYAWGYYTGDPAKRMRGVYGYIGYLGVIILSISVALQLLKVF; encoded by the exons ATGATGGACGTTCTTGACGTGTTACCCTCGAATTTCGGCCTTGTGATCTTCACGTACCTGTACAGTTGGATAATGCTATGTTATCTTGGAGTTCAGGTTGGGTCTGCAAGGAAGAAATATGACGTGAAG TATCCAGCAATGTACAGTGACAAGGACCAGGTGTTTAACTGCATTCAGAGAGCACATCAAAATACCCTGGAGGTGTATCCTCAGTGGCTCGTCTTTCAGACAATTGCATCGTTGGTCTATCCT GTTGCTGCCTCTGTGTTGGGTGCCATCTGGGTGACCAGTAGGTTCTCATATGCCTGGGGCTACTACACTGGAG ATCCTGCAAAGAGGATGCGTGGTGTTTATGGCTACATTGGATACCTTGGAGTCATCATTCTTTCAATTTCCGTTGCTTTGCAACTACTTAAAGTGTTCTGA